The following are from one region of the Sandaracinus amylolyticus genome:
- a CDS encoding alpha/beta fold hydrolase, translating to MTTTHHAERPEGRIAYDDQGPSTAPAVLCLPSLGDTRAQYRALAPQLLERGARVLTADLRGHGESDATFTRHDVHDLAEDVIAVLDAARVERAVIAGSSISGAAALLAAARHPERISGLLLLGPVARDLPLGRILRPLWRPLFGAPWGPTLWGAYYRSLFKRHVPSDLDAHLATVRTMLRDRTRRHALVELLRTDRREVEQSMGAVRAPVAIVMGSADPDFPDPRAEVVALERALTGTRARSTVLEGIGHYPHLEDADAVIAAYRALTESPSRTVEGVAS from the coding sequence ATGACCACGACGCACCACGCAGAGCGCCCCGAGGGCCGCATCGCCTACGACGACCAGGGCCCCTCCACCGCTCCCGCCGTCCTCTGCCTGCCCTCGCTCGGCGACACGCGTGCCCAGTACCGCGCGCTCGCGCCGCAATTGCTCGAGCGCGGCGCGCGCGTGCTCACCGCGGATCTCCGCGGACACGGCGAGAGCGACGCGACCTTCACCCGCCACGACGTGCACGATCTCGCGGAGGACGTGATCGCGGTGCTCGACGCCGCGCGCGTCGAGCGCGCGGTGATCGCGGGCAGCTCGATCTCCGGCGCCGCCGCGCTCCTCGCCGCGGCGCGGCACCCCGAGCGCATCTCCGGCCTGCTCCTGCTCGGCCCGGTCGCGCGCGACCTGCCGCTCGGTCGCATCCTGCGCCCGCTCTGGCGCCCGCTCTTCGGTGCGCCGTGGGGCCCGACGCTCTGGGGCGCGTACTACCGCTCGCTCTTCAAGCGCCACGTGCCGAGCGACCTCGATGCGCACCTCGCGACGGTGCGCACGATGCTGCGCGACCGCACGCGCCGTCACGCGCTCGTCGAGCTGCTCCGCACCGATCGCCGCGAGGTCGAGCAGTCGATGGGCGCGGTGCGCGCGCCCGTCGCGATCGTGATGGGCAGCGCCGATCCCGACTTCCCCGATCCCCGCGCCGAGGTCGTCGCGCTCGAGCGCGCGCTCACCGGCACCCGGGCACGCAGCACCGTGCTCGAGGGCATCGGGCACTACCCGCACCTCGAAGATGCCGACGCGGTGATCGCCGCGTATCGCGCGCTGACCGAGAGCCCGTCGCGCACGGTCGAGGGCGTCGCGTCGTGA
- a CDS encoding aminotransferase class I/II-fold pyridoxal phosphate-dependent enzyme — protein sequence MSRWARLERWMAPQERFEEVRAAAFRRAGTSLCDLAYANAWDGPPPRAIEAMQRALDQRHALDLQYTPYGGHTVPRRLVAQQLARDTGVPFRFDDVVLTPGAMAALTIVLRWLSAQVDHGEVIIPVPCWLDVPLYAEDAGLVPVLVPLDPRTLRLDLDAVRAALSPRTVALVLAQPGNPSGVIHSRAELEALSVLLSEHPSRPILVSDECHRGVLFERDAWAAPAAIHPRTIVVHSFGKTSFLQGQRIGYAAVSPHFDDGGATSRDLARACRVTGVCTPTALMQRVVSDLLDVAPDMDRLSSRRDLALDALRAAGLEVQAPQATFFVYPRAPRGDAWGFVERLASRGVLVLPSEVFHHEGHVRLSLTGTDAMLERGLAVIAEEASR from the coding sequence TTGAGCCGCTGGGCGCGGCTCGAGCGATGGATGGCGCCCCAGGAGCGCTTCGAGGAGGTGCGCGCCGCGGCGTTCCGTCGCGCGGGCACGTCGCTCTGCGATCTCGCGTACGCGAACGCGTGGGACGGGCCTCCGCCGCGTGCGATCGAGGCGATGCAGCGCGCGCTCGATCAGCGACACGCGCTCGATCTCCAGTACACGCCGTACGGCGGGCACACCGTGCCGCGGCGGCTCGTCGCGCAGCAGCTCGCGCGCGACACCGGCGTGCCGTTTCGCTTCGACGACGTGGTGCTCACGCCCGGCGCGATGGCCGCGCTGACGATCGTGCTGCGCTGGCTCTCCGCACAGGTCGACCACGGCGAGGTGATCATCCCGGTGCCGTGCTGGCTCGACGTTCCGCTCTATGCAGAGGACGCGGGGCTCGTGCCCGTTCTCGTGCCGCTCGATCCGCGCACGCTGCGGCTCGACCTCGACGCGGTGCGCGCCGCGCTGAGCCCGCGCACCGTCGCGCTCGTGCTCGCGCAGCCGGGGAATCCGAGCGGTGTGATCCATTCGCGCGCGGAGCTCGAGGCGCTCTCGGTGCTCCTCTCGGAGCATCCGTCGCGCCCGATCCTCGTGTCCGACGAGTGCCATCGCGGGGTGCTCTTCGAGCGCGATGCGTGGGCCGCGCCGGCCGCGATCCATCCGCGCACGATCGTCGTCCACTCGTTCGGAAAGACCAGTTTTCTCCAGGGACAACGCATCGGGTACGCGGCGGTGTCGCCGCACTTCGACGACGGTGGAGCGACGTCGCGCGACCTCGCGCGGGCCTGTCGCGTGACCGGCGTTTGCACCCCCACGGCACTCATGCAGCGGGTGGTCTCCGATTTGCTGGATGTCGCGCCCGACATGGATCGGCTCTCGAGTCGACGTGATCTCGCGCTCGATGCGCTGCGCGCCGCAGGGCTCGAGGTGCAGGCGCCGCAGGCGACGTTCTTCGTGTACCCGCGCGCGCCGCGCGGGGATGCGTGGGGATTCGTCGAGCGGCTCGCGTCGCGCGGCGTGCTCGTGCTGCCGAGCGAGGTCTTCCACCACGAAGGGCACGTGCGGCTCTCGCTCACGGGCACCGACGCGATGCTCGAGCGGGGCCTGGCGGTGATCGCCGAGGAAGCATCGCGATGA
- a CDS encoding acyl carrier protein, protein MKRNAQVAEELERFVRERFQVRGDDVTFSRSVHLFEEGYVDSTGLVELIGHLEATFGVHVPEDAIFDPSFSSIDGIAKVIGALRSGSMEAA, encoded by the coding sequence ATGAAGAGGAATGCACAGGTCGCGGAGGAGCTCGAGCGCTTCGTGCGCGAGCGCTTCCAGGTGCGTGGAGACGACGTGACGTTCTCGCGCAGCGTGCACTTGTTCGAAGAGGGCTACGTGGACTCGACCGGGCTCGTCGAGCTCATCGGGCACCTCGAGGCGACCTTCGGCGTGCACGTGCCCGAGGACGCGATCTTCGATCCGTCGTTCTCGTCGATCGACGGCATCGCGAAGGTGATCGGGGCGCTGCGCTCGGGGAGCATGGAGGCCGCGTGA
- a CDS encoding TetR/AcrR family transcriptional regulator, with translation MKSSRTDEVVDVALALVDAEGEEGLGWNRVARALGVKPPSLYNHVESGADLRRRVAIRGWERWEDEARRAITRARGPQARLRALATSYRTFAREHAALFAVLGSTRIAPDDADFRPVATRLLALFDEPLAEIGIPAAKRVHAIRAVRSMVHGFVHLEAAGQLAMDTSVDASFRYAIELIVDGLTTTQE, from the coding sequence GTGAAGTCGTCGCGCACCGACGAGGTCGTCGACGTCGCGCTCGCGCTCGTCGACGCCGAAGGCGAAGAAGGGCTCGGCTGGAATCGCGTCGCGCGCGCGCTCGGCGTGAAGCCGCCGTCCCTCTACAACCACGTCGAGAGCGGCGCCGATCTGCGGCGGCGCGTCGCGATCCGCGGCTGGGAGCGCTGGGAGGACGAGGCGCGACGCGCGATCACCCGAGCGCGTGGGCCGCAGGCGCGGCTGCGCGCGCTCGCGACGAGCTATCGCACCTTCGCGCGCGAGCACGCTGCGCTCTTCGCGGTGCTCGGGAGCACGCGCATCGCGCCCGACGATGCCGACTTCCGCCCGGTCGCGACGCGCCTGCTCGCGCTCTTCGACGAGCCGCTCGCGGAGATCGGCATCCCGGCCGCGAAGCGCGTGCACGCGATCCGCGCGGTGCGCTCGATGGTGCACGGGTTCGTGCACCTCGAGGCCGCGGGGCAGCTCGCGATGGACACCTCGGTCGACGCGTCGTTTCGCTACGCGATCGAGCTGATCGTCGACGGTCTCACGACGACGCAGGAGTGA
- a CDS encoding serine O-acetyltransferase: MIAEWLDGDYRRHGGRDALVEPGFWALGVYRVGRWAMARRSPAGRWAMDRVYRALSAGAQLGLGVAVPREVAIGEGFHLLHGNGVRIHPEVVIGDRVTIMHEVTIGATIGRSGVPRIEDDVLVGAGAKILGPIRVGAGALIAPNSLVISDVPPGATVMGVPARVVPSGTGAPRRDE; encoded by the coding sequence GTGATCGCGGAGTGGCTCGACGGCGACTATCGCCGGCACGGCGGCAGGGACGCGCTGGTCGAGCCCGGGTTCTGGGCGCTCGGCGTCTATCGCGTCGGGCGCTGGGCGATGGCGCGACGATCACCCGCGGGACGATGGGCGATGGACCGGGTCTACCGCGCGCTGAGCGCGGGCGCGCAGCTCGGCCTCGGCGTCGCAGTGCCGCGCGAGGTCGCGATCGGCGAGGGCTTCCACCTGCTCCACGGCAACGGCGTGCGCATCCATCCCGAGGTCGTGATCGGGGATCGCGTGACGATCATGCACGAGGTCACGATCGGCGCGACGATCGGGCGCAGCGGCGTGCCGCGCATCGAGGACGACGTGCTCGTCGGCGCGGGCGCGAAGATCCTCGGGCCGATCCGGGTCGGCGCAGGCGCGCTGATCGCCCCGAATTCATTGGTGATCAGCGATGTTCCTCCCGGCGCGACGGTGATGGGGGTGCCGGCGCGCGTGGTGCCGAGCGGGACGGGCGCGCCGCGTCGCGACGAGTGA
- a CDS encoding asparagine synthase-related protein has product MKTGSEGPAVHDRVIEGEGSRAPSDVRDALIARGARALEGCTGQFALHASDGEQHVLARDACGVAKLFYALRADGTLDSSNYLADLRARGHAASAISSVPSGHVVRVVPSRRELALERWSSLRFGASDARWDEASLAEHASRIRRALDETFHALAAGHDGGPLYVTLSGGLDSTVIAMLARAHLGPFTAITFALEGVHGTHSDLAHASRVARELGVAHEIVCVGPDVLRGHLDEALVHGQDWRDFNVHCALVNAALAEWIQARDHDRRPLVITGDGMNELVADYTPVRVDGRDLYPLPRMPAGRMRRFLVQGLDTGDREVGVYARRGIDCAQPYAMCAHAYAALPDRAVESPDAKQALARAVMGDRIPEHVLARPKVRAQVGSSDEVAGTLRAMLDAGIDGASLERRFESLLEMTSAERRALMRAGMYRFARTFEELEA; this is encoded by the coding sequence ATGAAGACCGGCAGCGAAGGGCCCGCGGTGCACGATCGCGTGATCGAGGGCGAGGGATCGCGCGCTCCATCCGACGTGCGCGACGCGCTGATCGCGCGCGGCGCGCGCGCGCTCGAGGGATGCACCGGGCAGTTCGCGCTGCACGCGAGCGACGGCGAGCAGCACGTGCTCGCGCGCGATGCGTGCGGGGTCGCGAAGCTCTTCTATGCGCTGCGGGCCGACGGGACGCTCGACTCGTCGAACTACCTCGCGGATCTGCGCGCGCGCGGGCACGCCGCGTCGGCGATCAGCTCGGTGCCCTCGGGGCACGTGGTGCGCGTCGTGCCGTCGCGACGCGAGCTCGCGCTCGAGCGCTGGTCGTCCCTGCGCTTCGGCGCGAGCGATGCGCGCTGGGACGAGGCGTCGCTCGCCGAGCACGCGTCGCGCATCCGCCGCGCGCTCGACGAGACGTTCCACGCGCTCGCTGCCGGGCACGACGGCGGTCCGCTCTACGTCACGCTCTCCGGTGGGCTCGACTCGACGGTGATCGCGATGCTCGCGCGGGCGCACCTCGGGCCCTTCACCGCGATCACCTTCGCGCTCGAGGGCGTGCACGGGACGCACAGCGATCTCGCGCACGCGTCGCGCGTCGCGCGCGAGCTCGGGGTCGCGCACGAGATCGTGTGCGTCGGTCCCGATGTGCTGCGTGGGCATCTCGACGAGGCGCTGGTGCACGGGCAGGACTGGCGCGACTTCAACGTGCACTGCGCGCTGGTCAACGCGGCCCTCGCGGAGTGGATCCAGGCGCGCGATCACGATCGCCGCCCGCTCGTGATCACCGGCGACGGCATGAACGAGCTGGTCGCGGACTACACGCCGGTGCGCGTCGACGGGCGCGACCTCTATCCCCTGCCGCGCATGCCCGCGGGGCGCATGCGGCGCTTCCTCGTGCAGGGGCTCGACACCGGTGATCGCGAGGTCGGCGTCTACGCGCGCCGCGGGATCGACTGCGCGCAGCCCTATGCGATGTGCGCGCACGCGTACGCGGCGCTGCCCGATCGTGCGGTCGAGTCGCCCGACGCGAAGCAGGCGCTCGCGCGCGCGGTGATGGGGGATCGCATCCCCGAGCACGTGCTCGCGCGCCCCAAGGTGCGTGCGCAGGTCGGATCGTCCGACGAGGTCGCGGGCACGCTGCGCGCGATGCTCGATGCGGGCATCGACGGCGCGTCGCTGGAGCGACGCTTCGAGTCGCTGCTGGAGATGACGAGCGCGGAGCGCCGCGCGCTGATGCGCGCAGGCATGTACCGCTTCGCGCGAACCTTCGAGGAGCTCGAGGCATGA
- the nagZ gene encoding beta-N-acetylhexosaminidase, translating to MTNDAIRRAAGRVLIVGFPGRALPAPIAALAAEGALGGVILFKRNLGTIEEIAAVIDGVHDAFGAGHAPLVSIDQEGGRVARLGAPFVKLPPMRVLGTRDDEALTRRAARVLGTQLRALGIGVDFAPVLDVDTNPANPVIGDRSFGRDPDVVIRHALAFAEGLGDAGVLACGKHFPGHGDTDLDSHLALPRIAHDRARLDRVELAPFRAARAKVPTIMTAHVVFDAIDPGVPATLSRAVIEGVLRGELGYDGVIISDDLEMKAVADRWGVADSAVRAIDAGCDALLVCATPERVIEAHAALVARAEHDDAFAARLEAAARRVDALPRVPRPAPDVLARIEAAGGAEIERALTPASS from the coding sequence GTGACGAACGACGCGATCCGGAGAGCAGCAGGGCGAGTGTTGATCGTGGGGTTCCCGGGGCGCGCGCTTCCGGCGCCGATCGCGGCGCTCGCCGCGGAGGGCGCGCTCGGGGGCGTGATCCTCTTCAAGCGGAACCTGGGGACGATCGAGGAGATCGCGGCAGTGATCGACGGGGTGCACGACGCGTTCGGCGCCGGGCACGCGCCGCTCGTGTCGATCGATCAAGAAGGAGGCCGCGTCGCGCGGCTCGGCGCGCCCTTCGTGAAGCTGCCGCCGATGCGCGTGCTCGGGACGAGGGACGACGAGGCGCTCACGCGGCGTGCGGCGCGCGTGCTCGGGACGCAGCTGCGCGCGCTCGGAATCGGCGTCGACTTCGCGCCGGTGCTCGACGTCGACACGAACCCCGCGAACCCGGTGATCGGCGATCGCTCGTTCGGGCGCGATCCCGACGTCGTGATCCGCCACGCGCTGGCGTTCGCGGAGGGGCTCGGCGACGCGGGCGTGCTCGCGTGTGGCAAGCACTTCCCGGGGCACGGAGACACCGATCTCGACAGCCACCTCGCGCTGCCGCGCATCGCGCACGATCGCGCGCGGCTCGATCGCGTGGAGCTCGCGCCCTTCCGCGCGGCGCGCGCGAAGGTGCCGACGATCATGACGGCGCACGTCGTGTTCGACGCGATCGATCCCGGCGTGCCGGCGACGCTCTCGCGCGCGGTGATCGAGGGCGTGCTCCGCGGTGAGCTCGGCTACGACGGAGTGATCATCAGCGACGATCTCGAGATGAAGGCGGTCGCCGATCGCTGGGGCGTCGCGGACTCCGCGGTGCGCGCGATCGACGCGGGGTGCGACGCGCTCCTGGTGTGTGCGACGCCGGAGCGGGTGATCGAAGCGCACGCGGCGCTGGTGGCGCGCGCCGAGCACGACGACGCCTTCGCGGCGCGGCTCGAGGCGGCGGCGAGGCGGGTCGATGCGCTGCCGCGCGTGCCGCGCCCTGCGCCCGACGTGCTCGCGCGGATCGAGGCGGCGGGTGGCGCGGAGATCGAGCGCGCGCTCACTCCTGCGTCGTCGTGA
- a CDS encoding AMP-binding protein, with the protein MDRIERALLVADAGRDAVVDAGRVVSYGALRGLARATAALLRERGLAPGDRVAVLHEKTTASIAALYGTWLAGGVVVPLNEALKSKQVAHVVAHSGARFVLVDPRRAARLDAGTLGDATPLEVPTSGIDEPDAPSLRGDREPAAILYTSGSTGMPKGILLSHANLIAGARIVSTYLEIRHDERILSVLPFGFDYGLNQLLTSVARGATLVLQRSHVAPDVVRALHEHRITALAGVPPLWIQLADERVSPFFREALPHLRYITNSGGAFPVELVRRYRAHLPSARVYLMYGLSEAFRSTYLPPSEIDRRPWSMGRAIPETEILVVREDGSECDAGEPGELVHAGPTVSLGYYRDPEETARVLRPDPRGGERPLAVWSGDVVTRDPEGFLRFVGRRDQQIKSLGYRMSPEEVEATLRASRMVADAAVHGRADASAGQLVIADVVIARGEARDGFEARLLAWCRREMPVYMVPAEIRVHDALPRTSSGKLDRTSLSRGAT; encoded by the coding sequence ATGGACCGGATCGAGCGAGCGCTGCTCGTCGCGGACGCCGGTCGCGACGCAGTGGTGGACGCGGGACGCGTGGTCTCGTACGGCGCGCTGCGCGGGCTCGCGCGCGCGACTGCGGCGCTGCTACGCGAGCGCGGTCTCGCGCCGGGGGATCGCGTCGCGGTGCTCCACGAGAAGACCACCGCGTCGATCGCCGCGCTCTACGGGACGTGGCTCGCGGGCGGCGTCGTCGTGCCGCTCAACGAAGCGCTCAAGTCGAAGCAGGTCGCGCACGTGGTCGCGCACTCGGGCGCGCGCTTCGTGCTCGTCGATCCTCGTCGCGCTGCGCGCCTCGATGCGGGCACGCTCGGCGACGCGACTCCGCTCGAGGTGCCCACGAGCGGCATCGACGAGCCCGACGCACCATCGCTGCGCGGTGATCGCGAGCCCGCCGCGATCCTCTACACGTCGGGCTCGACCGGCATGCCCAAGGGCATCCTGCTCAGCCACGCGAACCTGATCGCGGGCGCGCGCATCGTCTCGACCTACCTCGAGATCCGGCACGACGAGCGCATCCTCTCGGTGCTGCCGTTCGGGTTCGACTACGGGCTCAACCAGCTCCTCACGTCGGTGGCGCGCGGCGCGACGCTGGTGCTGCAGCGATCGCACGTCGCGCCCGACGTCGTGCGCGCGCTGCACGAGCATCGGATCACCGCGCTCGCGGGCGTACCGCCGCTGTGGATCCAGCTCGCCGACGAGCGCGTCTCGCCGTTCTTCCGCGAGGCGCTGCCGCACCTCCGCTACATCACGAATTCCGGCGGCGCGTTCCCGGTCGAGCTCGTGCGGCGATACCGCGCGCACTTGCCGAGCGCGCGCGTCTACTTGATGTACGGGCTCTCCGAGGCGTTCCGCTCGACGTACCTGCCGCCCTCGGAGATCGATCGCCGCCCGTGGTCGATGGGTCGCGCGATCCCGGAGACCGAGATCCTCGTGGTGCGCGAGGACGGCAGCGAGTGCGACGCGGGCGAGCCCGGTGAGCTCGTGCACGCGGGGCCCACGGTGTCGCTCGGCTACTACCGCGATCCCGAGGAGACGGCGCGCGTGCTGCGACCCGATCCGCGCGGAGGCGAGCGGCCGCTCGCGGTGTGGTCCGGCGACGTCGTCACGCGTGACCCCGAAGGCTTCCTGCGCTTCGTCGGTCGTCGCGATCAGCAGATCAAGAGCCTCGGGTATCGGATGAGCCCCGAGGAGGTCGAGGCCACGCTGCGCGCCTCGCGCATGGTCGCGGACGCGGCGGTGCACGGTCGCGCGGATGCGAGCGCAGGACAGCTCGTGATCGCCGACGTGGTGATCGCGCGCGGTGAAGCGCGCGACGGCTTCGAGGCGCGCTTGCTCGCGTGGTGCCGGCGCGAGATGCCGGTCTACATGGTGCCCGCGGAGATCCGCGTGCACGACGCGCTGCCGCGGACCTCGTCGGGCAAGCTCGATCGCACGTCGCTGTCGCGAGGTGCGACTTGA